The window CGAAGAAGAAGATTGCCAAGACAGGAGATAAACCAGGGGTCACAAAGAATCAGCAATGGATCAAGGTGAAGAAAGACTTCGAGCTTCTTGATACACCAGGAATTCTTTGGCCAAAGTTTGAGAGCCAGGAAGTTGGGTATCGACTAGCTACCATTGGAACAATTAAAGACCAAATCCTTCCGTTTGAGGATGTGGCAGCAAGGTTGATCCAATACATGCAAGCCTATTACCCGGTTGTTCTCAACGAGCGCTTTGGTGTTAGTGCCGACCAGGATGATATGGGCGAGATTTTCGAGATCATTGGACGGAAACGGGGTTGTCTTGAAAGTGGCGGACGAGTCAATTTTGAGAAGGTTGCTGACGTTGTCATTCATGATATGCGTTCAGGCAAATTGGGACGCATGACTATGGAAACCCCTCATATGATCGATTTACAATAAAGGTATCCGACTCGGGTACCTTTATTTTTTCGTAGTAAGACCGATATAAAGGACAAGGAGTTAAGTCAATGAAACAAACTATTCAACAAATTAAAGAGCGGCTTAATGGGGAAGACCTTACGACTGAAGAGGTAGAAC of the Pontibacillus halophilus JSM 076056 = DSM 19796 genome contains:
- the ylqF gene encoding ribosome biogenesis GTPase YlqF — translated: MTIQWFPGHMAKAKREVQEKLKLVDFVIELVDARAPYSSQNPMLHEVLQQKSKMVLLMKKDLADEARTAEWIDWYKDQGIEAVPVDVQQPNDIQNVIATAKALGEEKLERMRKKGIRPRASRAMIIGIPNVGKSTLINRLAKKKIAKTGDKPGVTKNQQWIKVKKDFELLDTPGILWPKFESQEVGYRLATIGTIKDQILPFEDVAARLIQYMQAYYPVVLNERFGVSADQDDMGEIFEIIGRKRGCLESGGRVNFEKVADVVIHDMRSGKLGRMTMETPHMIDLQ